The following coding sequences are from one Chelonoidis abingdonii isolate Lonesome George chromosome 4, CheloAbing_2.0, whole genome shotgun sequence window:
- the LOC116816150 gene encoding serine protease 33-like: MEPAGFGQERTRRGWIMGHLCSLLATALLAMSLVQACEQPKGSPRIVGGNDAENGSWPWQVSIREGSNHICGGSLIAESWVVSAAHCFDGDKSAYHVNLGEYQLLNPSESLVSFPIKEIYRHPSYTDMRSSGDIALVELETPVSFNEVIRPICLPASSVEFPAGMECWVTGWGNTQYGGSLTAPKTLQEVQVPLIDRDTCNSLFNTGSYPDDPKEIDPIKQDMICAGYPQGEKDACQGDSGGPLVCELDSTWLLAGVVSWGVECALPNRPGVYILLPPYADWIQGYISPEPGMSVMQPNSASASPLGALRNILGASPIHTTLKQTKRIGGPLGLLGALSHCLVCLCLVPALPAMLLLAAAVPMIL, encoded by the exons ATGGAGCCAGCTGGGTTTGGCCAAGAAAGGACCAGGAGAGGCTGGATCATGGGGcatctctgctccctcctggccACAGCATTGCTGGCAATGAGCCTGgtgcagg CTTGTGAGCAGCCAAAGGGATCTCCCCGCATTGTGGGGGGTAATGATGCCGAGAATGGGTCCTGGCCCTGGCAGGTCAGCATCCGTGAAGGCAGCAACCACATCTGCGGAGGGTCCCTCATTGCTGAGAGCTGGGTGGTATCAGCAGCTCATTGCTTTGATGG GGACAAGTCTGCCTATCATGTGAACCTAGGGGAATATCAGCTCCTGAACCCCTCTGAAAGTCTGGTATCTTTTCCCATCAAGGAGATTTACCGCCACCCCAGCTACACTGATATGAGGTCCAGCGGTGATATTGCACTGGTGGAGCTGGAAACCCCTGTGAGCTTCAATGAAGTTATCCGCCCCATCTGCCTTCCAGCCTCCTCTGTGGAGTTCCCCGCGGGCATGGAGTGCTGGGTGACCGGCTGGGGTAACACTCAGTACGGAG GGAGTCTGACAGCCCCCAAAACACTGCAAGAGGTGCAGGTTCCCCTGATAGACAGAGACACCTGCAACAGCCTCTTCAACACCGGCTCATACCCAGACGACCCTAAGGAGATTGATCCCATCAAGCAGGATATGATCTGCGCAGGGTATCCACAAGGGGAGAAAGATGCATGTCAG GGTGACTCTGGGGGACCCTTGGTCTGTGAATTGGACAGCACTTGGCTCTTGGCTGGGGTGGTGAGCTGGGGCGTGGAATGCGCGCTCCCCAACCGCCCAGGGGTCTACATTTTGCTGCCCCCCTACGCTGACTGGATCCAAGGCTACATCTCCCCTGAGCCTGGCATGTCCGTCATGCAGCCCAACAGTGCCAGTGCCAGCCCACTGGGGGCCCTAAGGAATATTTTGGGGGCCTcccccatccacactacactaaAACAGACAAAGCGGATAGGGGGCCCCCTTGggctgcttggggccctaagtCATTGCCTAGTCTGCTTGTGCCTAGTGCCGGCTCTGCCTGCCATGCTTCTCCTAGCTGCAGCTGTTCCCATGATCCTATGA